From a single Strix uralensis isolate ZFMK-TIS-50842 chromosome 25, bStrUra1, whole genome shotgun sequence genomic region:
- the PPP1R8 gene encoding nuclear inhibitor of protein phosphatase 1 isoform X2, which yields MGSEDEELKGLLGLPEEETELDNLTEFNTAHNKRISTLTIEEGNLDIQRPKRKRKNSRVTFSDDDEIINPEDVDPSVGRFRNMVQTAVVPVKKKRLENPGSLTTDDSASRRMQNFPYSGGLYGGLPPTHNEAGSQSHGVHGTALIGGLPMPYPNLAPDVDLTPVVPSTVNMNPAPNPAVFNPEAVNEPKKKKYAKEAWPGKKPTPSLLI from the exons ATGGGCAGTGAAGATGAAGAGCTCAAGGGCTTGCTGggcctgccagaggaggagacAGAACTTGAT AACCTGACAGAGTTTAATACAGCCCACAACAAAAGAATTTCCACACTAACCATCGAGGAAGGGAACTTGGATATTCAGAGACCAAAGAGAAAACGGAAGAACTCCAGAGTGACATTCAGTGATGATGATGAAATCATCAATCCGG AGGATGTGGACCCTTCTGTTGGCCGTTTCAGGAACATGGTACAGACAGCAGTAGTCCCTGTTAAG AAAAAACGGTTGGAGAATCCAGGCTCATTGACCACAGATGATTCTGCATCACGACGTATGCAAAACTTTCCCTACAGTGGAGGATTATATGGTGGTTTACCTCCCACTCACAATGAGGCAGGTTCCCAGTCACACGGCGTCCATGGGACAGCACTCATTGGTGGTCTGCCAATGCCCTACCCCAATCTTGCCCCAGATGTGGACTTGACTCCTGTTGTGCCCTCAACAGTTAACATGAACCCAGCTCCAAACCCTGCTGTCTTTAATCCTGAAGCTGTGAATGAACCCAAGAAGAAGAAATATGCAAAGGAGGCATGGCCAGGAAAGAAGCCAACCCCTTCCCTACTGATCTGA
- the PPP1R8 gene encoding nuclear inhibitor of protein phosphatase 1 isoform X1 yields the protein MAANANSAGGGGLSLFECPSWAGKPPPGLHLDVVKGDKLIEKLIIDEKKYYLFGRNPDLCDFTIDHQSCSRVHAALVYHKHLKRVFLIDLNSTHGTFLGHIRLEPHKPQQIPIDSTVSFGASTRAYTLREKPQTLPSAVKGDEKMGSEDEELKGLLGLPEEETELDNLTEFNTAHNKRISTLTIEEGNLDIQRPKRKRKNSRVTFSDDDEIINPEDVDPSVGRFRNMVQTAVVPVKKKRLENPGSLTTDDSASRRMQNFPYSGGLYGGLPPTHNEAGSQSHGVHGTALIGGLPMPYPNLAPDVDLTPVVPSTVNMNPAPNPAVFNPEAVNEPKKKKYAKEAWPGKKPTPSLLI from the exons GGCAGGGAAACCGCCACCTGGCTTACATCTGGATGTAGTCAAAGGAGACAAACTCATTGAG AAGCTCATCATTGATGAGAAGAAATACTATCTCTTTGGGAGAAATCCTGATCTGTGCGATTTTACCATTGACCACCAGTCTTGCTCCCGGGTCCATGCTGCCTTGGTCTATCACAAACATCTCAAGAGGGTTTTCCTCATAGATCTAAACAGCA CACATGGCACATTCTTGGGTCATATCCGTTTGGAACCTCACAAACCCCAACAGATACCCATTGATTCCACGGTTTCATTTGGTGCTTCTACACGGGCGTATACTCTGCGAGAGAAGCCTCAGACACTGCCATCAGCTGTTAAAGGAGATGAGAAAATGGGCAGTGAAGATGAAGAGCTCAAGGGCTTGCTGggcctgccagaggaggagacAGAACTTGAT AACCTGACAGAGTTTAATACAGCCCACAACAAAAGAATTTCCACACTAACCATCGAGGAAGGGAACTTGGATATTCAGAGACCAAAGAGAAAACGGAAGAACTCCAGAGTGACATTCAGTGATGATGATGAAATCATCAATCCGG AGGATGTGGACCCTTCTGTTGGCCGTTTCAGGAACATGGTACAGACAGCAGTAGTCCCTGTTAAG AAAAAACGGTTGGAGAATCCAGGCTCATTGACCACAGATGATTCTGCATCACGACGTATGCAAAACTTTCCCTACAGTGGAGGATTATATGGTGGTTTACCTCCCACTCACAATGAGGCAGGTTCCCAGTCACACGGCGTCCATGGGACAGCACTCATTGGTGGTCTGCCAATGCCCTACCCCAATCTTGCCCCAGATGTGGACTTGACTCCTGTTGTGCCCTCAACAGTTAACATGAACCCAGCTCCAAACCCTGCTGTCTTTAATCCTGAAGCTGTGAATGAACCCAAGAAGAAGAAATATGCAAAGGAGGCATGGCCAGGAAAGAAGCCAACCCCTTCCCTACTGATCTGA